One Deltaproteobacteria bacterium DNA segment encodes these proteins:
- the queF gene encoding NADPH-dependent 7-cyano-7-deazaguanine reductase QueF codes for MPSHPSKNLEAFPNPKPSRDYEINFECPEFTCLCPKTGQPDFATIYISYIPDELCVELKSLKLYLWAYRNEGAFHEAVVNQILDDLVAAVKPRVIEVTGDFLVRGGIHTVVKANYKKAVS; via the coding sequence ATGCCTTCACATCCATCTAAAAACCTAGAAGCCTTTCCCAACCCAAAACCCAGCAGGGATTACGAAATCAACTTCGAATGCCCCGAATTTACGTGTTTGTGCCCCAAAACTGGGCAGCCCGATTTTGCGACGATTTACATTAGCTATATTCCGGATGAACTTTGTGTGGAGTTGAAGTCGCTCAAGCTTTATTTATGGGCTTATCGTAACGAAGGTGCCTTTCATGAGGCGGTGGTGAATCAAATTTTGGATGATTTAGTGGCGGCAGTGAAGCCGCGGGTCATAGAGGTGACCGGTGATTTTCTCGTGCGGGGAGGCATTCACACCGTGGTGAAGGCAAATTACAAAAAAGCAGTCTCATGA